A genomic window from Microbacterium sp. ET2 includes:
- a CDS encoding ATP-dependent DNA ligase, translating into MDLPVMPPVAPMLAKSVSAIPDLGHVEPKWDGFRTIVFRDGDEVELGSRNERPMTRYFPELVEALRAQLPERCVVDGEIVVATDGGLDFEALQQRIHPAVSRVNLLATQTPASFIAFDLLALDDDDLTGRPFSERRELLVEALSRVEPPVYVTPATGDPAVAQEWFETFEGAGLDGVIAKPLDGTYQPNKRTMFKIKHERTADCVVAGFRWHKSGPIVGSLLLGLYGDDGTLHHVGVTASFPMARRKTLLDDLAPYRDVDLKAHPWGGWAEHTADGTQLAGAGSRWNAGKDLSFVPLRPELVVEVAYDHMEGERFRHIPSFRRWRPDRDPRSCTFAQLEVPASFTLSDILPGL; encoded by the coding sequence ATGGACCTCCCTGTCATGCCCCCGGTCGCGCCGATGCTCGCGAAGTCGGTCTCGGCGATCCCCGACCTCGGGCACGTCGAGCCGAAGTGGGACGGATTCCGCACGATCGTGTTCCGCGACGGTGACGAGGTCGAACTCGGCAGCCGCAACGAACGGCCGATGACGCGGTACTTTCCCGAGCTCGTCGAGGCGCTGCGCGCCCAGCTGCCCGAGCGCTGCGTCGTCGACGGTGAAATCGTCGTCGCGACCGACGGCGGTCTCGACTTCGAGGCCCTGCAGCAGCGCATCCACCCCGCCGTGAGCCGCGTGAATCTGCTCGCCACCCAGACGCCGGCGTCGTTCATCGCCTTCGACCTGCTCGCCCTCGACGACGACGACCTCACCGGCCGCCCGTTCTCCGAGCGGCGGGAGCTTCTCGTCGAGGCGCTCTCCCGCGTCGAGCCGCCGGTCTACGTCACCCCTGCGACGGGCGACCCCGCCGTCGCCCAGGAGTGGTTCGAGACCTTCGAGGGAGCAGGCCTCGACGGGGTGATCGCCAAACCTCTCGACGGCACGTACCAGCCCAACAAGCGCACGATGTTCAAGATCAAGCACGAGCGCACCGCGGACTGCGTGGTCGCGGGATTCCGCTGGCACAAGTCGGGACCGATCGTCGGCTCGCTGCTCCTGGGTCTGTACGGCGACGACGGCACTCTGCATCACGTCGGCGTGACGGCATCCTTCCCCATGGCCCGGCGCAAGACCCTGCTCGACGACCTCGCCCCCTACCGCGACGTCGACCTCAAGGCGCACCCCTGGGGAGGCTGGGCCGAGCACACGGCCGACGGCACGCAGCTCGCGGGTGCCGGCAGCCGCTGGAACGCGGGGAAAGACCTCTCGTTCGTGCCGCTTCGGCCCGAACTCGTCGTCGAGGTCGCGTACGACCACATGGAAGGCGAGCGGTTCCGGCACATCCCGTCGTTCCGTCGCTGGCGTCCCGACCGCGACCCGCGCTCGTGCACGTTCGCGCAGCTGGAGGTGCCGGCGAGCTTCACCCTCTCCGACATCCTGCCCGGGCTCTGA
- a CDS encoding AI-2E family transporter, with the protein MGLFRRTPRRHDFDTGAHGSAADAGSSAAKAPVALGLWADGLGKVATRSLQILIVIGIAALAVIGLQQVSVVWIPVIIALIFACAFAPLMSWLRRHGVPSVVATLITMLAVVIVLGLAGWLIVWAVRNQWDDLYSQAEAGFQQLVAWINTLPFAPTDNQIQEWSDQVIDFVTSAQFGSGALAGVSVLANFVTGLILMIVVLFFFLKDGPWLWQFVLRPFRGESEARARRIGDKTVVTLGSYVRGTAAVAFVDAVGIGIGLVILQVPLALPLAVLVFLLAFIPIVGATVAGILAALVALVANGWVNALFVVGVVVLVNQLEGNFLQPVLMGRTLKLHAFVILIALTVGTVLGGILGAVLAVPITAVVWGIIKVWNGPNEPARWAQKKAAEPAA; encoded by the coding sequence ATGGGACTTTTCCGTCGCACCCCGCGCCGCCACGACTTCGACACCGGAGCGCACGGCTCGGCCGCTGATGCCGGGTCGTCCGCGGCCAAGGCGCCTGTGGCCCTCGGACTCTGGGCCGATGGGCTCGGGAAGGTGGCGACCCGATCGCTGCAGATCCTCATCGTCATCGGGATCGCCGCACTCGCCGTCATCGGATTGCAGCAGGTGTCGGTCGTCTGGATCCCCGTGATCATCGCCCTCATCTTCGCCTGCGCTTTCGCTCCGCTGATGTCGTGGCTGCGCCGTCACGGCGTGCCGTCCGTCGTCGCGACCCTCATCACGATGCTCGCCGTCGTCATCGTGCTCGGGCTCGCCGGATGGCTCATCGTCTGGGCGGTGCGCAACCAGTGGGACGACCTCTACTCGCAGGCGGAGGCCGGATTCCAGCAGCTCGTCGCCTGGATCAACACCCTGCCCTTCGCCCCCACGGACAATCAGATCCAGGAGTGGAGCGACCAGGTCATCGATTTCGTCACCAGCGCCCAGTTCGGCAGCGGCGCCCTCGCCGGAGTCAGCGTGCTGGCGAACTTCGTCACGGGGCTGATCCTCATGATCGTGGTGCTGTTCTTCTTCCTGAAGGACGGTCCGTGGCTCTGGCAGTTCGTCCTGCGTCCCTTCCGCGGTGAGAGCGAGGCGCGGGCGCGTCGCATCGGCGACAAGACGGTGGTGACGCTCGGCTCGTACGTGCGCGGAACGGCGGCGGTCGCCTTCGTCGACGCGGTCGGGATCGGCATCGGCCTCGTCATCCTGCAGGTGCCGCTCGCGCTGCCGCTGGCGGTCCTGGTGTTCCTGCTGGCGTTCATCCCGATCGTCGGGGCGACCGTGGCCGGCATCCTCGCAGCCCTCGTCGCCCTCGTCGCGAACGGCTGGGTCAACGCCCTCTTCGTCGTGGGAGTGGTCGTGCTCGTGAACCAGCTCGAGGGCAACTTCCTGCAGCCGGTGCTCATGGGGCGCACGCTCAAGCTCCACGCCTTCGTCATCCTCATCGCGTTGACCGTCGGCACCGTCCTCGGCGGCATTCTCGGAGCCGTGCTCGCCGTGCCGATCACCGCGGTGGTCTGGGGAATCATCAAGGTCTGGAACGGGCCGAACGAGCCGGCCCGCTGGGCGCAGAAGAAGGCCGCCGAACCGGCGGCGTAG